The genomic window AGAATTAGAAATATAAAACTTACAAATGTCAAAATACCTAAACAATATTTATATATATAGGCCTTAATAGCTCCTTTATAAATATGTTCAGGAGATTCTATAGGTAAAGTCTTATATATCCATGCACTCTTGTAATTTTCACTTAACTCTATTAGCATAACTGTAGAGCTTAACATAAGTATGCTTAAATATATACCTAGATATGCTTTGCCTTCTGTTAATGAGGTAAACATCTCAGTTAATGTGACTCCACTTCTCACGTAATTAAGCAGTGTTAAAAAAGGAAAAATAGCAGCAAATGCTAATGTTGGGTATATCTTAAGTTTTAGCTTTCTTTCATTAGCTAGTAAGTTTTGTGAAAATCTGAAAAAAGTTCTTTCTGTTTTGTTATAGCATAGTAAATCTGCTACTATTTTATTAAGTTTTTTCTTCCTTTCTGCTAAAGTTCTTCCCTTTTCTCCACTACTATTTAGCTTTAAAAGATTATTTTCAAAGTTAGGCATTACAATCTTTGTATGGATGAATAAAAACAGTATAGGTATTAGAAGAGCAAATAGGCTCAAATACAAATACCAACTACCATAATTACCATTTATAAAAACTTCAAATGGCGCTGCAAACCATGCAGGTGGCAACAGAAAATTCCACCACTTAGGATTTGCAGTAACTCTTATATCAATGAAATTAAACATACGTCCTACGAGCTGATATCCTACTATCATAACTATGGATAAAGCTATTTGAAAATAATTGATAATATCCTTTAATTTTTCTCCGTCAAAATATTTTAGAATAAGGCTATACAATAACGAAGCTAGAAAAACTACTAATCCAGCAATAAATATTAATTCAATAGTGTACACTAAAAAAAATACTACTCCGTATTTTATAGAACCTGCAATTAATGAAGGACCTGCCATTGCTATTGTAAGTGTGAACATATATATAAAAATATGAACTATTTTTGACATATTATAGGTTTTTTCATCTATAGGTCTCGAAAAAAGTATATTTTTACTCTTAATATCTAATAAGACTGATGAAAAATCTGCTATCATGGTTGTTAGCATCATAAATATCAATATTCCAAAGCTTATACTCATACTTGCATAGATTGGAATAGGTATAATTATGAAAAACATAAAGAATAGTCCCATTATTCCATAAGAAAATAAGTAATTTTTAAATAGATTATTTTCATTTTTTCCATTATTGGATGCACCTATGGCTACTGGTACTCTTCTTTCATCAATGCTTAGCTTAATTTGAAGTATTGAACGCATAACTTCATAATTTACTCCTACTCTTTCAAATAAAAAGCGAAATTTATCTAAAACTTTTAATGACATGAAATTTTTCATTTTATACCTCCTCTAGAAGAGATACAAACTCATCCGCAATTTCCTTATGTCTAGTAAATCCTGTAAGCTGGTTAAATATCTGTTCAAGTGAACCTTCCATGCTTTTTTCTTTTAATTCCTCAAAAGTGCCATCTGCAACTATTTGCCCGTTATTTATGAGAAGGATCCTATCACTTATCTTTTCTACAATCTCCATAATATGTGATGAATAGAATATTGTTTTTCCTTGCTTAGCTAATAGTGCCAATATCTCTTTAAATATCATAACACTATTTGCATCAAGTCCACCTAAAGGCTCATCTAGGAATAATATATCTGGATTATGAATCATACTTGAAATTATTAATAGCTTTTGCTTCATTCCTTTGGAATATGAGGATATTCTAGAATGATAGTGTTCCTCAATTCCAAATAGTTTCATGAGTTTTAAAGCTTTGGCTTCAGTTTTTTCACTATCCATCCCATATATATCCCCTAAGAAAGTCAAATATTCATGGGCAGTTAAACTTTCATATACTTCTGCCGTTTCTGGAACATAGCCAATTCTTCTTTTATAATCTATTCTATTCTCTAATATATTTTCTCCAAATATCTTTACTTCGCCTCTGTACCTATTTATTATTCCTAAAAGTATCTTAACTGTAGTACTTTTGCCTGCTCCA from Proteiniborus sp. DW1 includes these protein-coding regions:
- a CDS encoding ABC transporter ATP-binding protein, giving the protein MNREPIITIKDLRMNYGDGEDILKGINLEVYPGQIIGYIGPNGAGKSTTVKILLGIINRYRGEVKIFGENILENRIDYKRRIGYVPETAEVYESLTAHEYLTFLGDIYGMDSEKTEAKALKLMKLFGIEEHYHSRISSYSKGMKQKLLIISSMIHNPDILFLDEPLGGLDANSVMIFKEILALLAKQGKTIFYSSHIMEIVEKISDRILLINNGQIVADGTFEELKEKSMEGSLEQIFNQLTGFTRHKEIADEFVSLLEEV